In the genome of Enterococcus hirae ATCC 9790, one region contains:
- a CDS encoding NAD-dependent epimerase/dehydratase family protein, whose product MSLINNPLYKDDLLKVVEHTPDLKSLDGQSLLMIGASGMIGSFLVDTLMLANQYLGVNIKVYAMGRNRQRLEERFSPYISDQNFEIIEGDVTDPLPFSIKADYIIHGASNTHPKAYATDPIGTIMTNLAGTEQVLKHAVATEPKRVLFLSTVEIYGENRGDVEKFSEDYCGYIDCNTLRAGYPEGKRVSESLCQAYIAKHQLDIVIPRLCRTFGPTMLLSDSKASSQFILNAVHEEDIVLKSEGNQYFSYIYVGDAVSAMLHLLIHGQNGEAYNISNDSFDLHLKELAQKLAEISGKQVIFELPDAIEQQGFSKANTAILNNEKIKDTGWFPIFSLEESLKHTVQLVKDEIHV is encoded by the coding sequence ATGTCTTTAATAAATAATCCACTATATAAAGATGATTTGCTGAAGGTAGTCGAACATACTCCTGATTTAAAAAGTTTGGATGGTCAATCTTTACTCATGATTGGTGCCTCAGGTATGATTGGTTCTTTTTTAGTCGATACGTTAATGTTAGCAAACCAGTATTTAGGGGTTAATATTAAAGTATATGCAATGGGAAGAAATCGTCAAAGATTGGAAGAACGATTCTCTCCGTATATCTCTGATCAAAATTTTGAGATCATCGAAGGAGACGTGACAGATCCGTTGCCTTTTTCTATTAAGGCTGACTATATCATCCACGGTGCAAGCAATACCCATCCAAAAGCTTATGCAACCGATCCAATTGGCACGATTATGACGAATCTTGCTGGTACAGAACAAGTATTGAAACATGCTGTAGCAACAGAACCGAAAAGAGTGCTTTTCCTTTCAACTGTAGAGATCTATGGCGAAAATCGTGGAGACGTTGAAAAGTTTTCGGAAGATTATTGTGGTTATATTGATTGCAATACTTTACGTGCCGGCTATCCGGAAGGTAAGAGAGTCAGTGAGTCCCTTTGTCAGGCATATATTGCGAAGCATCAATTAGATATTGTGATTCCAAGATTATGCCGTACATTTGGCCCAACGATGCTGTTATCTGACTCTAAGGCTTCTTCTCAATTTATCTTGAATGCAGTGCATGAAGAAGATATTGTATTAAAGAGTGAAGGAAACCAGTATTTTTCCTATATTTATGTAGGTGATGCTGTTTCAGCGATGCTTCATCTCCTTATTCACGGTCAGAATGGAGAAGCTTATAACATCTCTAATGACAGTTTTGATTTGCATCTAAAAGAGCTTGCTCAAAAACTTGCTGAAATTAGTGGGAAGCAAGTCATTTTTGAATTACCTGATGCAATTGAACAACAAGGCTTTTCTAAAGCAAATACGGCTATTTTAAATAATGAAAAAATTAAAGATACTGGCTGGTTCCCGATCTTTAGTCTAGAAGAATCACTGAAGCATACAGTACAGTTAGTTAAGGATGAAATACATGTGTGA
- a CDS encoding glycosyltransferase family 2 protein, with the protein MCEISIIVPVYKVEKYLKKCVDSILAQTFSDFELILVDDGSPDNSGRICDDYAKKDARVRVVHKQNGGLSSARNAGIEVAKGKYLGFVDSDDYIAEDMYELLYKAIIKEEADLSICGIYDVYEGKDPIIKPTIKKTVTAEEALLLILQGNIISVHAVNKLYKRELFSTIRYPEGKYHEDSFIIVDLLNQCHKVAIDSEQKYYYYHRLGSINTESFSEKQFEFIEAWENNEIKLKDRSQEIKKAAHQRVCFANFLVLDKIIVANVTDRPETKEIVSYLRHNFRFIMENEIFTKSRKFSTLLLMISLHLYKFPVEFRRKHITKTKD; encoded by the coding sequence ATGTGTGAAATTAGTATCATCGTACCTGTTTATAAAGTTGAAAAATATTTAAAAAAATGTGTAGATTCCATTCTCGCTCAGACTTTTTCCGATTTTGAACTGATTTTAGTGGATGACGGTTCACCTGATAATAGTGGACGTATTTGTGATGACTATGCAAAGAAGGATGCTCGTGTACGGGTCGTCCACAAACAAAATGGTGGATTGAGTAGTGCAAGAAACGCGGGAATCGAAGTAGCCAAAGGAAAATATTTGGGCTTTGTTGACAGTGACGACTATATCGCAGAAGATATGTATGAACTTTTATATAAAGCAATCATCAAAGAAGAGGCAGACTTATCGATCTGTGGTATTTATGATGTCTACGAGGGAAAAGATCCGATAATCAAACCCACAATCAAAAAAACAGTAACCGCTGAAGAAGCGTTATTATTAATTTTACAAGGAAATATCATCTCTGTTCATGCAGTGAACAAACTCTATAAGCGAGAACTGTTTTCAACTATCCGCTATCCAGAGGGAAAATATCATGAAGATTCTTTTATTATTGTAGATTTATTGAATCAATGCCACAAAGTAGCCATTGACTCTGAACAAAAGTACTATTATTATCATCGTCTTGGAAGTATCAATACAGAAAGTTTTTCAGAAAAACAATTTGAATTTATTGAAGCTTGGGAAAACAATGAAATAAAGCTCAAAGACCGAAGTCAAGAAATCAAAAAAGCAGCACATCAACGTGTTTGTTTTGCTAACTTTTTAGTTCTCGATAAGATTATAGTAGCAAACGTAACGGATCGTCCGGAAACAAAAGAAATCGTAAGTTATTTAAGACATAACTTTCGATTCATTATGGAGAATGAGATATTTACCAAGAGTCGTAAGTTTTCTACATTACTCTTAATGATTAGCTTACATTTATATAAGTTTCCAGTAGAATTTAGAAGGAAACATATAACTAAAACTAAAGATTAA
- a CDS encoding O-antigen ligase family protein — MFTKFSKQFHSIGQKIALPYIVFFELVLICRMVSVYSTLPPKIDSIFSMIIMLLSGVIFLSHFLPMILEKKKIKIEYWLIVFIVILAISTLLNREYAFTENIKLIIWQCIFFFCVFEVGRENNKKLFTVFETILLVVWSALVLFSLYLFFARVSFSTPVKSLYYGMRIGFFENRLYGIFVDPNYATTISLVCIIFALRKAIFNQKLWVKVLSIFVMFVQFSYISLSGSRSGMIQLVVAAFFGVFFFYLFYQSKKNQSLVLKVVGATVLAAISSAVVFGGVSLMKTGYVNVANRVEITSPKVVDFFEKDSEKKIPDEKLVTTERPDVVENKDISNSRFALWKSATELMRLEPIFGTTPKGFVAIAKAKIPETHIAKTGQTPHSAFFYLLAATGISGTIVFVLFLLSKMWQSLRILFATKQKNYLEFLIDNQIVLIILVSSLLITEIILTRRSATFIFWLYLGKLQYDFDQQKQLNRLEK, encoded by the coding sequence ATGTTTACTAAATTTTCAAAGCAATTCCATAGTATAGGACAAAAAATAGCATTGCCCTATATTGTTTTTTTTGAGCTTGTCTTAATCTGTCGGATGGTTAGTGTTTATTCCACACTACCACCAAAAATCGATTCCATCTTTTCGATGATTATCATGTTATTATCAGGAGTCATTTTCCTTAGCCACTTTTTACCAATGATTCTCGAAAAAAAGAAAATAAAAATTGAATATTGGTTAATTGTTTTTATAGTGATTCTAGCAATCAGTACATTGTTGAATCGAGAATATGCTTTCACGGAAAACATCAAACTGATTATTTGGCAATGTATCTTTTTCTTTTGTGTATTTGAAGTGGGAAGAGAAAATAACAAAAAACTATTTACTGTGTTTGAAACGATTCTTTTAGTTGTTTGGTCTGCACTTGTCCTATTTTCTCTTTATTTGTTTTTTGCTCGTGTAAGTTTTTCTACGCCAGTTAAATCATTGTATTATGGCATGCGAATCGGTTTTTTTGAAAATCGTCTTTATGGGATTTTTGTTGATCCAAACTATGCGACAACTATTTCATTGGTTTGTATTATTTTTGCCCTTAGAAAAGCTATTTTTAATCAAAAGCTATGGGTGAAAGTTCTTTCTATTTTTGTTATGTTTGTTCAATTTAGCTATATTTCTCTCTCAGGTTCAAGATCTGGTATGATCCAATTGGTAGTTGCGGCCTTTTTTGGTGTTTTCTTCTTTTACTTATTTTATCAGTCGAAAAAAAATCAATCGTTAGTATTGAAAGTAGTAGGAGCAACAGTCCTAGCTGCGATTAGTTCAGCCGTTGTTTTTGGTGGCGTATCATTGATGAAAACAGGTTACGTCAATGTAGCAAACCGTGTGGAAATCACAAGTCCTAAGGTCGTTGACTTTTTTGAAAAAGATTCAGAGAAAAAAATTCCTGACGAAAAATTGGTCACTACCGAAAGACCGGATGTTGTTGAAAATAAAGATATTTCTAACAGTCGTTTTGCTTTATGGAAAAGTGCAACTGAATTGATGCGACTTGAACCCATTTTCGGAACAACACCAAAAGGTTTTGTGGCAATTGCCAAAGCTAAAATCCCAGAGACTCATATTGCTAAAACGGGGCAAACACCTCACAGTGCCTTTTTCTATCTATTAGCAGCAACTGGTATCTCTGGAACAATTGTTTTTGTCCTATTTTTACTATCAAAAATGTGGCAGTCTTTGCGGATTCTATTTGCTACAAAGCAAAAAAATTATCTGGAATTTCTGATAGATAATCAAATTGTGTTGATCATCTTAGTCTCTAGTTTATTGATTACTGAAATTATACTAACTAGACGTTCTGCAACATTTATTTTCTGGTTGTATTTAGGAAAACTTCAATATGATTTCGATCAACAAAAACAATTGAACAGACTGGAAAAATAA